The Ignavibacteriales bacterium region GATTTCGCCGGGGATATCTTCATTGTCGAGGTAATATCGCCCGAGAAGTGTCTCAGCAACTTCCGCCTCATCTTTTCCTTCTACGTTGCTCATGTAATAGTGGTGACTTCCCAATACCTTCCCGTCGCGAATCTTGAACACAACGCCGCACGCATCGTCGTCCTTCAACGCCACGGCGATAATGTCGCGGTCTACCTCTTTCATGTCCACCACTTTCTGCTTCTGGTTATACACGGAAAGCGCCCTGAGACGATCACGCGTCTTCGCCGCATCTTCAAACCGGAGGTCTGCAGACAGCTGGTCCATCTCGACCTGCAGCAGAGCTACCGCATCGGATGTCTTTCCACGGAGCACTCTTGCTACCTTGTCGATCATCGCGTTGTAGTACTCTGCAGACACTTTGGCTTCACACGGTCCTTCGCACTTCCTGATGTGATAGTCCAAACAGATCTTGAATCTCCCGCGCGCAACGGATTCGGGCGTCAGGTCATAGTTACAGCTCCGAATCATGAAGATGTCGCGGATAGTTTTCAGGGCAAACCGCATCGTCTTGACATCCGTGTACGGTCCGAAGTAGCGCGACCCGTCCCTGATGATCCTGCGCGTGACGAAGACGCGAGGAAACGGCTCATTCGTGATGACGATGTAGGGAAAGCTCTTGTCGTCCTTGAGAAGGACGTTGTACCGCGGCTTCAGCTTCTTGATGAGGTTGGCTTCGAGAATGAGGGCTTCGACCTCGGAGTCGGTGACAATGAGCTCCACGTCGACGATCTTTGAAACCAGCGCGTCGAGCTTCGCGTCGAGCGCACGCGAGAGCTGAAAATATTGGCGGACCCGACTGCGGAGATTCTGGGCTTTGCCGACGTAGATGACTTTTGCGTCCGAATTCTTGAACTGATAGACTCCGGGCATCGCCGGAAGCGAGTCAAGCTTCTCGCCGAGCGAGAGGTCATCCTTGTTGATGCTGATTTCCATTGATCGTCTCTGGGAAAGGAGCGGTCAGCCGGCGAGTTTCTGACTGATTTCGATCAGAACGCCATTCGTGGACTTTGGATGGAGGAAGGCGACTTGATAGCCGTCGGCGCCGGGACGGGATTGTTCATCGATGAGCTGGAAACCGGCAGCTTTGAGCCGGGCCAGTTCTGCTTCAATATCGTCCACAGCGAAGGAGACGTGGTGCACTCCCTCTCCCCGCTTCGCGATGAACATCGCAACCGGTGATTCGGGATCGAGCGCTTGCGTCAGTTCGATGGCTGACGTGCCGACAGTGAACATCGCAATCCTGAGCTTATGTCCGTCCAGATCCTCTGCGTGGTCAGGACCCTTGCCGAAGATCTTCTGAAACAACGCTGTCGACGCCTCGATGTCTCTGACGGCGATACCGATATGGGATATTTTTTCGAACATAACAACGGTCGTCTAGCTGTAGTGGAGAGGTTTCATTCTGGCGGGTCGTTGACATTCAAGGTCAAGAATAAAGATAAACCGCCAAGCTCGCCCCCGACAAGAAACGTCGGGGTAAACAAGAGCGCCAATTGTGTGGAGTTACAGAGATAAGGGATTTCTCAATATCTTCTCTGCGGTTCTTCGCGCCCTTCGCGGTTCGATTCTGAACATCACGGTCAAGATGCCACGAACGAAGAATGCGGTCCTACTCGTCGCCGGAGTATCCGAGGCGTTTCAAAAGCCCCTCATTTTCTCTCCACTTCTCACGCACTTTGACATGGAGTTCAAGAAACACCGGGCGGCCGACCATCGCCTCGATATCAACGCGCGCACGCTGGCCAATTCTCTTCAGCGCAGCTCCCCCCTTGCCGATGAGTATGCCCTTTTGAGAATCCCGTTCCACGATAATGTCGGCCTGGATATATGTCTTTCCGAGCTCCCGTTCTTTGAAATCAATAATCTGTACAGCTGTGGAATACGGGACTTCCTCTCTGAATAGTTCGAAGATCTTCTCCCGTATCAGTTCTGCGGCAAAGAACCGTTCGGGTTGTTCGCTCACCGAATCAGCCGGATAGAACGCGGGATGATCGGGGAGATATTGCACGATGGTCTTGAGAAGATCCGGCAGGTTTTCGCCTTTAAGCGCAGAGATCGGAATGATGTCGGCGAATTTTCCCGAGCGGGCAAAGTGTTCGATGACCGGCAGGACTTCCTGGCGCGGGACAGTATCAACCTTGTTGATGATCAGGAGGAGCTTCTTCTCTCCGCCGATGCCGGCGACTGCCTGTTCCACCACAGGAGGCAGCTCGGTCCTTCTCGATGCTTCGGTCAACAGAAGCACGATATCCGCATCTTCAAGGGCAAGCTGCGCCGAACGGACCATCTTTTCGTGAAGAAGATACTTCGGCTGGAGCAACCCCGGTGTATCGAGGAAGACGATCTGAGCTTCATCGGTGCTCAGGATTCCAAGGACCCGCTGCCGCGTCGTCTGCGGACGGGCGGAAACGATGGAGAGCTTCTGGTTCAGCAGCGCGTTCAACAACGTCGATTTGCCGACATTCGGCTCCCCGACAATCGCTACGTAACCGGCCTTATGTGCTTGTTGTAGTGTCATAGTGGTTTGGAAACAAAAACGTTCCGTTGCTGCTCTAACGGAACGCGCTCACATTCGTGGATTGATGCTTCAGCGAAAGAGGGCTGATGAGATGTTTCAGACTGCGTCCTCGCCCGACTCTTCCGTCCGGACTCTGATCACATCATCGACCGGCGAGACGAAGATCTTGCCGTCTCCCACCTGTCCTGTGCGCGCCCCCTTCACGATCGTCGAAACGATATTCTCGACCATCGAATCGGCGGCGATAATCTCGATCTTGATCTTCGGAAGAAAATCGATCTTGTATTCCGAACCTCTGTACAGTTCTGTATGTCCCTTCTGCCGTCCGTATCCCTTCACCTCCGTGAGTGTCATGCCGCGGACGCCGATCTCCGAAAGGGCCTCGCGGACATCGTCGAGCTTGAAGGGGCGAATAATCGCTTCGATTTTCTTCATACCGGTTCCCGCCTGCGCTGGTTATGTCGTGTCAACTGGTGAGTACGAATGCAGCCCTCAAACGTCCTGGTTCAGACACCGTGGCAGTTCTTGTACTTCTTTCCACTTCCGCATGGACATGGATCGTTACGCCCGATTTTTTGCTCGACATGGACCGGCGCCGGCTTCTGCGGCGGGCGAGCCGACGGGCCTTGCTCCGACGCGCCTTGTGGAATCGCCTCCCGGTTTCCCTGAAATCCCGCCCCTTGCGCGGATTCGTGGGTCATCGTAATGTCCTGAATACGGAGAGGCCGTCGTCCTCTTTGGGCCGGCAGCTGCTCCGGACTTTCGGGGAAGAACTTGAACACGATATTGACCACCTCGTCGGCAATCAACTCCATGAGATCCATGAACATCTGGAATGCCTCTGTCTTGTATTCGACCAGAGGATCCTTCTGCCCATACCCGCGCAGGTGAATGCCTTCTTTCAAATCGTCCATTTCCCGCAGATGATCGCGCCACTTGTTGTCTATGACCTGGAGCATGGCCATCCGTTCCAGCATCCCCATCATGTCGCGGCCGATCTTTTCTTCCTTCCGCCGGTAGAATTCCTCTGCCGCTTTGACGACCCGCTCCGCAACTCCCTCCTCACCGATCTTCTGAAACTCTTCGGGCGTGATCTGCAGATCGGCAAGGAATTTGGCGCGCACGTCATTCCTCAGCGCCTCGATGTCGCCTTCCTTGTAATGAGTCTCCGTCATCTTCGCCGCGAGATCCCGGACCATATCGAAGATATCGTCTCGCAGGTGCTCGCCAAGAAGCGCATGGCGCCGACGGGAGTAGATGACCTCGCGCTGCTGATTCATGGTGTTGTCATACTCAAGCAGACGCTTACGAATACCGTAGTTGTTCTCTTCAACCTTTTTCTGTGCACGCTCCACGGAGCGGGTGATCATAGGATGCTGGATCACCTCCCCTTCCTTCAATCCCATTCTCTCCATGACCTTGGCGATCCGCTCGCTGCCGAACAACCGCATCAGGTCATCCTCGAGCGACAGGTAGAACCGAGACGACCCTGGATCGCCCTGTCGTCCGGACCGGCCTCTCAACTGCCTGTCGATGCGCCGCGCTTCGTGCCGCTCGGTTCCGATGATGTGCAATCCACCGACATCCCGGACGCCCGGACCCAGCTTGATGTCCGTTCCACGCCCCGCCATGTTTGTCGCGATAGTGATCGAACCCGGAAGTCCGGCATGCGCGACGATTTCCGCCTCACGCTGATGTTGTTTGGCATTCAAGACGTTGTGCGGAATCCCCTTCCGCTTCAACATCCTGCCAAGAGTCTCGGATACTTCCACGCTCGTCGTTCCAACAAGCACAGGCTTGTTGATAGACCTGCTGTGCTCGATTTCCTCAATGACGGCGTTGTATTTTTCACGCTTGGTTTTGAAGACCTGGTCTTCCTC contains the following coding sequences:
- the uvrC gene encoding excinuclease ABC subunit UvrC, which encodes MEISINKDDLSLGEKLDSLPAMPGVYQFKNSDAKVIYVGKAQNLRSRVRQYFQLSRALDAKLDALVSKIVDVELIVTDSEVEALILEANLIKKLKPRYNVLLKDDKSFPYIVITNEPFPRVFVTRRIIRDGSRYFGPYTDVKTMRFALKTIRDIFMIRSCNYDLTPESVARGRFKICLDYHIRKCEGPCEAKVSAEYYNAMIDKVARVLRGKTSDAVALLQVEMDQLSADLRFEDAAKTRDRLRALSVYNQKQKVVDMKEVDRDIIAVALKDDDACGVVFKIRDGKVLGSHHYYMSNVEGKDEAEVAETLLGRYYLDNEDIPGEISISGEVNSFEVIQSWLAGQRGAPVSLDVPKAGEKLKLVGMVKKNAEFLLEELQLQKMKRGDLVPYSVQSLQRDLRLTAPPRRIECFDISNIQGSDTVASMVVFVDAKPKKSEYRKFKIRTVAGPDDFASMREVVERRYSRLIEEGGTNPDLIVVDGGKGQLSSAVEVLGQLNFTSTPIVGLAKRLEEVFLPGESDPLLIPRTSSSLKLLQQIRDEAHRFAITYHRTLRSRRILKTELDLIKGVGKTRATELLESFGSVQGVKFATEEQIAEIVGPKLASEIKEYFTDAEPEGKPEHPSE
- the mce gene encoding methylmalonyl-CoA epimerase; this encodes MFEKISHIGIAVRDIEASTALFQKIFGKGPDHAEDLDGHKLRIAMFTVGTSAIELTQALDPESPVAMFIAKRGEGVHHVSFAVDDIEAELARLKAAGFQLIDEQSRPGADGYQVAFLHPKSTNGVLIEISQKLAG
- the era gene encoding GTPase Era gives rise to the protein MTLQQAHKAGYVAIVGEPNVGKSTLLNALLNQKLSIVSARPQTTRQRVLGILSTDEAQIVFLDTPGLLQPKYLLHEKMVRSAQLALEDADIVLLLTEASRRTELPPVVEQAVAGIGGEKKLLLIINKVDTVPRQEVLPVIEHFARSGKFADIIPISALKGENLPDLLKTIVQYLPDHPAFYPADSVSEQPERFFAAELIREKIFELFREEVPYSTAVQIIDFKERELGKTYIQADIIVERDSQKGILIGKGGAALKRIGQRARVDIEAMVGRPVFLELHVKVREKWRENEGLLKRLGYSGDE
- a CDS encoding P-II family nitrogen regulator is translated as MKKIEAIIRPFKLDDVREALSEIGVRGMTLTEVKGYGRQKGHTELYRGSEYKIDFLPKIKIEIIAADSMVENIVSTIVKGARTGQVGDGKIFVSPVDDVIRVRTEESGEDAV